From the Synergistaceae bacterium DZ-S4 genome, one window contains:
- a CDS encoding adenylosuccinate synthase — protein sequence MKGRTDVIVGVQWGDEGKGRVVDALAGRSGVVVRYQGGANAGHTVVVGDEKFVFHLLPSGILYPGKLCVIGNGVVIDPETLFKELDDLKKRGKPLARLVISHGAHVVMPYHKLLDRLAEGARSEGSRIGTTGRGIGPCYSDKFGRVGIRAEDLVNPGILKEKLMMNIEQKNEILTKIYGAGPLESDTVYQAALEWGRRMEPMLGDAFLEIHNALETGINVLFEGAQGTLLDVDHGTYPFVTSSSPCSGGACTGAGIGPGRIDRVIGVTKAYCTRVGEGPFPTEDKGSLGELLRTKGGEFGATTGRPRRCGWNDLVAVDYAVKVNGIDGLALTKLDVLSGFEKISVCTAYEIDGKVRKIFPSSCAELAKAKPVFEELPGWKEDIGGCRRFEDLPLAAQDYIRFIEERVSAPVILIGVGQGREDTILRGI from the coding sequence ATGAAGGGCCGTACAGATGTGATAGTCGGTGTTCAGTGGGGAGACGAGGGCAAGGGGCGCGTTGTTGACGCTCTTGCGGGAAGATCAGGCGTGGTCGTCCGCTATCAGGGCGGCGCGAACGCGGGACATACAGTCGTCGTCGGAGACGAAAAGTTTGTCTTCCACTTACTCCCTTCAGGGATCCTCTATCCCGGCAAGCTCTGTGTCATCGGAAACGGGGTGGTGATAGACCCTGAAACCCTTTTCAAAGAGCTCGACGACCTTAAAAAGAGGGGCAAGCCACTCGCCAGGCTGGTCATAAGCCACGGCGCACATGTTGTTATGCCCTACCATAAACTGCTTGACAGGCTGGCCGAGGGCGCAAGGTCCGAAGGCAGCAGGATAGGGACGACCGGACGGGGGATCGGTCCGTGCTATTCCGATAAGTTCGGGAGGGTCGGGATAAGGGCGGAAGACCTCGTAAACCCGGGGATACTCAAAGAGAAACTGATGATGAACATAGAGCAGAAAAATGAGATACTGACCAAGATCTACGGAGCAGGACCTCTGGAGTCCGATACGGTATACCAGGCTGCGCTTGAATGGGGCAGAAGGATGGAGCCGATGCTCGGCGATGCCTTCCTCGAGATCCATAACGCGCTTGAAACAGGGATCAATGTCCTTTTCGAAGGGGCACAGGGAACTCTTCTTGATGTGGACCACGGTACATATCCATTTGTAACGAGCTCCAGCCCCTGTTCAGGGGGAGCCTGCACGGGAGCCGGAATCGGTCCCGGAAGGATAGACCGGGTAATAGGGGTCACTAAGGCCTACTGTACCAGGGTCGGGGAAGGACCCTTCCCAACCGAGGACAAGGGATCGCTCGGAGAGCTGCTCAGGACGAAGGGCGGAGAGTTCGGAGCAACAACCGGGCGACCGAGACGCTGCGGATGGAATGATCTTGTTGCCGTTGATTATGCGGTAAAGGTAAACGGGATAGACGGACTTGCACTGACAAAGCTCGACGTCCTCTCAGGATTTGAAAAAATTTCTGTATGCACTGCCTACGAGATCGACGGAAAGGTAAGAAAGATCTTCCCCAGCAGCTGTGCCGAGCTGGCAAAAGCCAAGCCCGTCTTTGAAGAACTTCCGGGGTGGAAAGAGGACATCGGAGGCTGCAGGAGATTCGAGGATCTTCCTTTAGCAGCTCAGGACTACATCAGGTTCATAGAGGAGAGGGTATCCGCTCCCGTGATACTTATCGGTGTCGGTCAGGGAAGGGAAGATACGATCCTCAGAGGCATCTGA
- the rlmN gene encoding 23S rRNA (adenine(2503)-C(2))-methyltransferase RlmN, with translation MDLDKGEWSQLLEKEFGQPKFRADQICQWIWQKRVFDAADMTNLSKSLRDDLAEKIEFGGPLLIKEQRSQTDGTRKYLWQLSDGQSVESVLMKQGERLTACISTQVGCPLGCTFCATGLSGYVRNLSAGEIAGQFLAMEKAAERDIGNVVYMGMGEPFLNTEAVLKSVRMLNDPGMRNLGIRHIAISTSGVVPGILELAASGLGVRLAVSLHAADDELRSTLMPVNETFPLDELRKAMQDYQRITGNRITIEYALFGGINDSVEHARLLIRYLKGIHVFINLIPYNSVDGRYQRPSAENMLKFRSVLETAGFEAEIREELGTDIDAACGQLRRKTKAGEPCLLDPAPKAPVRDEGKKKAQHPPKRDAAAPRKATAPARSGRTSGEVPQKKERAGTKTSGGFVEERRTGKPAADKRRKADAPAKDRYRSGKMKEERPVYRAAASDTMDGGTGSLGEKRIEGAKRSTKRTAASRSDGKVKPVPEKRKRVPKTASKDKRQKRS, from the coding sequence TTGGATCTCGATAAGGGCGAATGGTCGCAGCTCCTTGAGAAAGAGTTCGGCCAGCCTAAATTCCGTGCGGATCAGATCTGTCAGTGGATCTGGCAGAAGCGGGTATTCGATGCTGCGGATATGACCAACCTTTCAAAATCCCTCAGGGACGATCTTGCAGAAAAGATAGAATTCGGAGGCCCTCTTCTGATAAAGGAGCAGCGCTCGCAGACAGACGGGACCAGAAAATACCTTTGGCAGCTCAGCGACGGACAGAGCGTCGAATCCGTACTCATGAAACAGGGCGAGAGACTTACCGCCTGCATCTCGACCCAGGTGGGATGTCCTCTCGGGTGTACATTCTGTGCGACGGGACTTTCCGGTTATGTAAGGAACCTCTCTGCAGGCGAGATCGCGGGCCAGTTTCTGGCCATGGAGAAGGCAGCAGAACGGGACATTGGCAATGTGGTATACATGGGTATGGGAGAACCATTCCTGAACACCGAGGCGGTCCTGAAATCAGTGCGGATGCTCAATGACCCGGGAATGAGAAATCTTGGGATAAGGCACATTGCAATATCTACTTCCGGAGTAGTACCGGGCATACTTGAGCTTGCTGCTTCGGGCCTGGGAGTGCGCCTTGCCGTATCGCTCCACGCTGCTGATGATGAACTGAGAAGCACTCTGATGCCTGTCAACGAGACCTTCCCGCTTGATGAACTGAGGAAGGCCATGCAGGACTACCAAAGGATCACCGGAAACAGGATAACTATCGAATATGCCCTGTTCGGGGGAATAAACGACAGTGTTGAACATGCCAGGCTGCTGATCCGGTATCTGAAGGGCATCCATGTTTTCATCAACCTCATCCCCTACAACAGTGTCGATGGACGCTACCAGAGACCCTCCGCAGAAAACATGCTGAAGTTCCGTTCGGTGCTTGAAACGGCGGGTTTTGAAGCTGAAATAAGAGAAGAACTCGGAACCGACATAGATGCCGCATGCGGACAGCTGAGAAGAAAGACCAAGGCCGGAGAACCCTGCCTCCTTGATCCTGCGCCAAAAGCACCTGTGAGGGATGAAGGCAAAAAGAAAGCACAACATCCTCCGAAAAGGGATGCAGCAGCTCCCCGGAAAGCCACAGCACCTGCCCGATCAGGGAGGACCTCCGGCGAAGTCCCGCAAAAAAAGGAAAGGGCCGGAACAAAAACTTCCGGCGGCTTTGTGGAGGAGCGCCGGACCGGAAAACCTGCCGCAGACAAAAGAAGAAAAGCGGATGCTCCTGCCAAGGATAGGTACAGAAGCGGAAAAATGAAAGAAGAGAGGCCCGTATACAGGGCTGCTGCAAGTGATACTATGGACGGCGGTACCGGAAGTTTGGGAGAAAAGAGAATCGAAGGAGCAAAAAGATCGACTAAAAGAACGGCGGCTTCAAGGTCTGACGGAAAGGTAAAACCGGTTCCCGAAAAGAGAAAAAGAGTGCCGAAAACTGCCTCGAAGGATAAAAGGCAGAAGAGGTCCTGA
- a CDS encoding Zn-dependent hydrolase — MNDKGMPDLRINGERLISSIREMGAVGFDPETGGRTRLALTDADKKGRDLLCRRMHEEGLDVKIDPIGNIFGVREGTDSSKLPLMVGSHIDTVRDAGMFDGVYGVLGGLEVIRTLNENKIGTRRPLALAAFTNEEGARFQPDMMGSLYYTGTVGLEELLSAKDESGLTVGDELDRIGYKGSETVRAGHYIELHIEQGPRLHAEDLPIGVVEGIQGLAWWTGEYCGESNHAGSTPMDMRKDALLGVAELATEAEKLALRIGNGSVATMGKISPKPDIINIVPGKCSFTLDFRQFERGLFEEGKREVEKLIAACAEKRGLKYNFRKAAEAPPVVFDCEMIRLAERTAAKLGLVSKRMVSGASHDAQFLSPFCPTVMIFVPSRGGRSHCPEEWTEAKDLENGCNVLLHSVLELV; from the coding sequence ATGAATGATAAAGGTATGCCGGATCTGAGGATCAACGGAGAAAGGCTTATCAGTTCTATAAGGGAGATGGGAGCTGTGGGCTTCGATCCCGAAACCGGCGGACGTACAAGGCTCGCCCTGACCGATGCGGACAAGAAAGGCCGTGATCTTCTGTGCAGGCGGATGCACGAGGAAGGTCTTGATGTAAAGATCGATCCGATAGGCAACATTTTCGGAGTCAGGGAGGGGACCGACTCTTCGAAACTTCCTCTGATGGTGGGTTCCCACATAGACACTGTAAGGGATGCCGGGATGTTCGACGGTGTCTATGGAGTCCTCGGAGGCTTGGAAGTGATAAGGACACTGAATGAGAATAAGATCGGAACAAGAAGGCCCCTGGCTTTAGCGGCCTTTACGAATGAGGAGGGGGCGCGTTTCCAGCCCGATATGATGGGAAGCCTCTACTATACTGGTACAGTTGGTCTTGAGGAACTTTTATCAGCAAAGGACGAAAGCGGCCTGACAGTTGGGGATGAGCTCGACCGCATAGGCTACAAAGGCAGCGAAACCGTTCGCGCAGGTCACTACATCGAACTGCACATCGAACAGGGGCCGAGGCTGCATGCTGAGGACCTGCCTATCGGAGTGGTCGAGGGCATACAGGGACTTGCCTGGTGGACGGGAGAGTATTGCGGGGAATCCAACCATGCCGGTTCGACTCCTATGGATATGAGGAAGGATGCACTCCTTGGAGTCGCGGAGCTGGCGACCGAAGCGGAAAAACTTGCCCTGCGCATCGGAAATGGGAGCGTTGCAACGATGGGGAAAATTTCCCCGAAGCCTGACATCATCAACATCGTCCCCGGAAAATGTTCCTTTACCCTTGATTTCAGACAGTTTGAACGCGGGCTCTTCGAGGAAGGCAAGAGGGAAGTCGAAAAACTTATAGCAGCCTGTGCGGAAAAACGGGGGCTGAAATACAACTTCAGAAAGGCAGCAGAAGCCCCTCCCGTGGTTTTCGACTGCGAGATGATACGGCTTGCAGAGAGAACGGCCGCTAAGCTTGGACTTGTATCAAAGAGGATGGTAAGCGGGGCATCGCATGACGCACAATTCTTATCCCCATTCTGTCCCACCGTAATGATATTCGTGCCCTCGAGGGGGGGACGGAGCCACTGTCCCGAAGAATGGACCGAAGCCAAAGACCTGGAGAACGGCTGCAATGTTCTCCTTCATTCTGTCCTTGAACTGGTATAA
- a CDS encoding O-acetyl-ADP-ribose deacetylase, which translates to MKEMISRITVVKGDITKEETDAIVNAANSSLLGGGGVDGAIHRAAGPDLLTECAGLGGCPPGEAKTTKGYRLPAKFVIHTVGPIWRGGNSGEEKTLENAYRNSLKEAVSIGAKSVAFPAISTGIYRFPPDLAADIAVRTIISFLKEEDSIDEVRLVCFSDKSAEYHKEALDKHLS; encoded by the coding sequence ATGAAAGAGATGATCTCAAGGATAACTGTCGTCAAAGGTGACATTACGAAGGAAGAGACGGATGCTATAGTCAACGCGGCCAACAGTTCCCTGCTTGGAGGGGGAGGAGTCGACGGAGCCATACACAGGGCAGCGGGCCCTGATCTTCTGACTGAGTGCGCGGGACTTGGCGGCTGTCCGCCCGGAGAGGCGAAGACAACCAAAGGATACAGACTGCCGGCCAAATTCGTCATCCATACCGTAGGTCCTATATGGCGGGGCGGAAACTCCGGCGAGGAGAAAACGCTTGAAAATGCCTACAGGAACAGCCTGAAGGAGGCAGTCAGCATCGGGGCGAAAAGTGTCGCATTCCCCGCCATCTCAACAGGCATCTACCGCTTTCCCCCGGACCTTGCCGCCGATATCGCTGTCAGGACTATAATCTCGTTCCTGAAGGAGGAAGATTCGATAGATGAAGTCAGACTGGTCTGCTTTTCAGACAAATCAGCAGAGTACCACAAAGAGGCTCTCGATAAACATTTATCCTGA
- a CDS encoding glutamine synthetase III, with protein sequence MQEAKEFPKMREIYGSLVFDQKAMKQRLPRDVYENLVGAIEGRQKLDSGIADTVALAMKDWAVSKGASHWAHWFHPLTELTAEKHTAFVTADENGFPLESFRGEDLMQSEPDASSFPSGGTRSTFEARGYSAWDPTSPAFIIKSPKGGTLCIPSVFLAYDGTPLDLKTYLLRSMEAVESRALKMLKLFGNRGVRYVRATVGGEQEFFLLDRPRAQKRTDIRFCGRTLLGSPPPRDQKMEDHYFGSIPTRVLAYMEDVQRDLARLGVDLATRHNEVARCQFEFAPNFTEANLSCDQNQLIMETMRKMARQHELRLLFHEKPFMDMNGSGKHINFSLQDSEGRNLLKPSSNQRKNVIFLSFLSSFVLGVAEYSGLLHASVSTPGNMYRLGGHEAPPSIISVYLGEAIDRIIREIEEGSCGGDMPAKNTVDIGLSKLPEIIAFDSDRNRTSPVAFTGNKFEFRAPGASQAMAVPVTAVLSVWAAGLEKFINIFEERINKGEDAIEAALCTIREVSVMNRKIRFEGDAYSAEWHAEAKRRGIVKARTIPEGIDLFMEPETLTMLEELGIFRKKEMESFYVIRMESFVKNIEIEMSVLRDMIWEGILPAISKQMILESGSLSSVGDCGLEGTDEWKRHIARLAKAKIDLMEKTKELVEMKERMSKLNLRKHADALVDEAVPLMAEIRRIADSVEVYMSAENMAYPNYRSLLSLSA encoded by the coding sequence ATGCAGGAGGCTAAAGAATTTCCCAAAATGAGAGAGATCTACGGATCGCTTGTCTTCGATCAGAAGGCCATGAAGCAGCGCCTTCCCAGGGATGTATACGAAAACCTGGTCGGTGCCATCGAAGGCCGCCAGAAGCTCGATTCGGGCATAGCAGATACTGTGGCCCTCGCAATGAAGGACTGGGCAGTGAGCAAGGGAGCAAGCCACTGGGCGCACTGGTTCCATCCGCTGACTGAACTGACCGCCGAAAAACACACTGCTTTCGTGACGGCAGATGAGAATGGTTTCCCGCTTGAGTCATTCAGGGGCGAAGACCTGATGCAGAGCGAGCCTGACGCGTCGTCCTTCCCCTCCGGCGGGACCAGGAGCACGTTTGAAGCCAGGGGTTACAGCGCATGGGATCCCACGAGCCCTGCATTCATAATCAAAAGCCCCAAGGGAGGCACCCTCTGCATACCCTCGGTCTTCCTGGCATACGACGGAACACCGCTCGACCTCAAGACCTACCTCCTTCGTTCGATGGAAGCGGTCGAAAGCCGTGCACTCAAGATGCTCAAGTTATTCGGCAACAGGGGCGTCAGGTATGTGAGGGCAACAGTGGGAGGAGAACAGGAATTTTTCCTGCTTGACAGACCCCGTGCGCAGAAGAGGACCGACATACGCTTCTGCGGCAGGACCCTTCTGGGATCGCCTCCCCCAAGGGACCAGAAGATGGAGGACCATTACTTCGGCTCGATCCCGACAAGGGTCCTCGCCTACATGGAAGATGTACAGAGAGACCTTGCGAGGCTTGGGGTAGACCTAGCGACCAGACACAACGAGGTGGCAAGGTGCCAGTTTGAATTCGCCCCCAATTTTACCGAGGCGAACCTCTCCTGTGACCAGAACCAGCTTATCATGGAGACGATGAGGAAGATGGCCCGTCAGCATGAACTTCGTCTCCTCTTCCATGAAAAGCCCTTCATGGATATGAACGGGAGCGGCAAGCACATAAACTTCTCACTTCAGGACAGTGAGGGGAGGAACCTGCTCAAGCCTTCTTCAAACCAGAGGAAGAACGTTATATTCCTCTCTTTCCTCTCTTCCTTCGTTCTTGGCGTGGCAGAATACTCAGGCCTGCTCCATGCTTCTGTATCGACGCCGGGCAATATGTACAGGCTCGGGGGCCATGAGGCTCCGCCGAGCATCATCAGCGTATATCTGGGAGAGGCGATAGACAGAATAATAAGGGAGATAGAAGAGGGCAGCTGCGGCGGCGACATGCCGGCAAAAAACACTGTCGACATAGGACTCTCAAAACTCCCGGAGATAATCGCTTTTGACAGCGACAGGAACAGGACCAGCCCGGTCGCCTTCACAGGAAACAAGTTTGAGTTCCGCGCGCCCGGCGCCTCGCAGGCAATGGCAGTTCCGGTGACTGCGGTACTCTCAGTATGGGCCGCGGGTCTGGAAAAATTCATCAATATATTTGAGGAGCGCATCAACAAGGGCGAAGATGCCATAGAAGCGGCACTCTGTACCATCCGAGAGGTATCCGTTATGAACAGGAAGATCCGGTTCGAAGGGGATGCATACTCAGCCGAATGGCATGCGGAGGCAAAGCGCAGGGGGATAGTGAAAGCCAGGACCATCCCGGAAGGCATCGACCTTTTCATGGAACCTGAGACCCTAACGATGCTTGAGGAACTGGGCATTTTCAGGAAAAAAGAAATGGAGTCCTTCTATGTAATAAGGATGGAGTCCTTCGTCAAGAATATTGAGATCGAAATGTCCGTCCTCCGTGACATGATCTGGGAAGGCATACTGCCTGCGATATCAAAACAGATGATCCTTGAGAGCGGATCGCTCTCCTCCGTCGGCGACTGCGGGCTGGAGGGAACCGATGAATGGAAAAGGCACATAGCCAGGCTCGCTAAAGCAAAGATAGACCTGATGGAAAAGACAAAAGAGCTCGTGGAGATGAAGGAGAGAATGTCGAAGCTGAACCTGAGAAAACACGCTGATGCCCTGGTCGATGAGGCGGTACCGCTTATGGCAGAGATAAGAAGGATCGCCGACTCGGTCGAAGTCTACATGTCCGCGGAGAACATGGCATATCCGAACTACCGCTCCCTGCTCTCCCTCTCTGCCTAG
- a CDS encoding ABC-F family ATP-binding cassette domain-containing protein gives MIEIKELQVNFKDNKVLDRISWFITPKSRVGLVGDNGAGKTTLLRVIAGKAEHDGGSITIPRDHKIGYLPQDLVEIDEMPLLDYLKRRAGLEDLAARLSETEHIMASLDENSQELRSMLAVHERLQREFEANGGFGFDVEAKQVLKGLGFRPEEDAGRMTSEFSGGWKMRVALAALLLSRPDILLLDEPTNHLDTESMEWLENWLKDFRGTIIAVSHDRRFLDKMVTSVAELAGGRINLYSCGYDKFLKEREERRERLEAEWEQQKEKIENIQRFVERFRYKATKATQVQSRIRQLEKMEITELEGPSKSVQFKFPDSPRSGYEVMSCKNLTKKYGRKTVFEDLELTVHRGERLALVGINGAGKSTLLRLLNLSEGPTTGTVTYGLNVKKAYFSQESAQNLDYTNTIWQEINNTGSKMLEGAKRNLLGAFLFSGEDIHKPISVLSGGEKSRVGLLKMLLSESNLLILDEPTNHLDYATKELFQRALLEYGGTIIIVSHDRAFLDDLVERVIEIRDGTLYDYPGNYSWFIEKRSMQSAPESVSRENEKTDQSQADRSKEQKRIEAEERNRIYRERKALEDRLSPIEKMIEKDETRKEEISVLLCDPEVLGDSNKIQELMIELKDTEKRLEENYPLWEELAAKIESIK, from the coding sequence CTGATAGAGATAAAAGAACTGCAGGTAAATTTCAAAGATAATAAAGTCCTGGACAGGATCAGCTGGTTCATAACCCCAAAGAGCAGGGTCGGACTTGTAGGAGACAACGGAGCGGGAAAGACGACGCTGCTCCGGGTCATTGCAGGTAAGGCAGAACATGACGGTGGAAGCATCACCATACCCAGGGACCATAAGATCGGCTACCTGCCGCAGGACCTGGTCGAGATAGACGAAATGCCTCTCCTTGACTACCTCAAAAGGCGAGCAGGACTTGAGGATCTTGCCGCAAGGCTCTCCGAAACAGAGCATATTATGGCCTCCCTTGATGAAAATTCGCAGGAACTGCGGTCTATGCTTGCCGTTCATGAACGTCTGCAGAGAGAGTTCGAGGCAAATGGAGGCTTCGGCTTTGATGTTGAGGCAAAACAAGTCCTGAAGGGGCTGGGATTCCGCCCCGAAGAGGATGCCGGGCGCATGACCTCAGAGTTTTCCGGAGGCTGGAAGATGCGTGTGGCTCTTGCCGCTCTGCTTCTCTCCCGGCCTGATATCCTACTGCTCGACGAGCCCACCAACCACCTTGACACAGAGAGCATGGAGTGGCTGGAAAACTGGCTGAAAGATTTCAGGGGCACGATCATCGCTGTCTCCCACGACCGCAGGTTTCTGGATAAGATGGTCACCTCCGTCGCTGAACTTGCCGGGGGAAGGATCAACCTTTATTCCTGCGGCTACGATAAGTTCCTTAAGGAGCGCGAAGAACGCCGGGAGAGGCTTGAAGCAGAATGGGAACAGCAGAAGGAAAAGATCGAAAACATACAGCGTTTTGTTGAGAGGTTCAGGTATAAGGCGACCAAAGCCACCCAGGTCCAGAGCAGGATAAGGCAGCTCGAAAAGATGGAGATAACAGAACTGGAGGGACCCTCAAAAAGCGTCCAATTCAAGTTTCCGGATTCTCCAAGAAGCGGCTACGAGGTCATGTCATGCAAAAACCTTACTAAAAAATACGGCAGGAAGACTGTTTTTGAGGATCTTGAGCTGACTGTCCACAGAGGAGAAAGATTGGCCCTGGTGGGCATAAACGGAGCAGGGAAATCCACCCTGCTCCGGCTTCTGAACCTTTCTGAAGGGCCTACAACCGGGACAGTCACTTACGGACTGAACGTAAAAAAGGCGTATTTTTCGCAGGAAAGCGCACAGAACCTTGATTACACCAACACCATTTGGCAGGAGATCAATAATACCGGCTCAAAGATGCTGGAGGGTGCAAAGCGCAATCTTCTGGGAGCATTCCTTTTTTCAGGGGAAGATATACACAAGCCCATATCCGTCCTTTCGGGAGGAGAAAAATCCAGGGTCGGACTACTGAAGATGCTCCTTTCGGAATCGAACCTCCTGATCCTTGACGAGCCTACCAACCACCTTGACTATGCCACAAAAGAACTGTTCCAGAGAGCGCTCCTTGAGTACGGCGGAACGATAATCATCGTCTCCCACGACCGCGCATTCCTTGATGACCTCGTGGAAAGAGTTATAGAGATCCGGGACGGCACTCTGTACGACTATCCGGGGAACTACTCCTGGTTTATCGAAAAAAGATCTATGCAGTCAGCCCCGGAGAGTGTCAGCAGAGAAAATGAAAAGACCGATCAATCTCAGGCGGATAGGTCAAAAGAACAAAAAAGGATCGAAGCAGAGGAACGTAACAGGATATACCGTGAGAGGAAAGCTCTGGAAGACAGACTTTCGCCAATTGAGAAAATGATAGAAAAAGATGAGACGCGCAAAGAGGAGATATCCGTGCTTTTGTGCGATCCGGAAGTACTTGGTGATTCGAACAAAATCCAGGAACTGATGATAGAGCTGAAAGATACCGAGAAGCGCCTTGAGGAAAACTATCCCCTCTGGGAGGAACTGGCGGCAAAAATCGAATCAATAAAATAG
- a CDS encoding amidohydrolase, whose amino-acid sequence MHIYPPEIERDRDKISDREPWFKGMANSKVHRWGTAESLISHMDRHGIRSSFVTGFAFRDQGLCRIMNDYVFDAASRYSGRIIPLTVVSPCAKGASEEILRCAELGAAGVGELFPDGQELDISDAGQTWKMVGACMEAKMFIMFHTAEQVGHQYIGKGRTGASEAAAFCMNHPQVRVVFAHFGGGLWAYESMPEMKLALSNAYYDTAAWPWLYDHRVIEGIFASGAGDKIIFGTDWPILEYPRYETTLARTSLTEEQRSLLLSKNAQDLLSKTKRRAGDL is encoded by the coding sequence GTGCACATTTACCCGCCGGAAATTGAAAGGGACCGGGATAAGATCTCTGATAGGGAACCTTGGTTCAAAGGCATGGCAAATTCAAAAGTGCACAGATGGGGTACTGCGGAATCACTCATAAGCCACATGGACCGGCATGGGATCAGGTCATCCTTTGTAACGGGCTTCGCTTTCCGAGATCAGGGCCTCTGCAGGATAATGAACGACTATGTGTTCGATGCGGCGTCAAGATACAGCGGCAGGATCATACCTCTCACGGTCGTCTCTCCCTGTGCAAAAGGCGCTTCCGAGGAGATACTGCGATGTGCGGAACTTGGGGCGGCAGGAGTCGGGGAACTCTTCCCTGACGGGCAGGAACTGGACATATCTGATGCGGGGCAGACGTGGAAGATGGTCGGGGCCTGTATGGAAGCAAAGATGTTCATAATGTTCCACACGGCGGAACAGGTCGGGCATCAGTATATAGGAAAGGGGCGGACCGGAGCGTCGGAGGCCGCAGCTTTCTGCATGAACCATCCTCAGGTAAGGGTCGTCTTTGCCCATTTCGGCGGGGGGCTGTGGGCTTACGAATCTATGCCGGAGATGAAGCTTGCCCTCTCGAACGCCTATTATGACACCGCGGCATGGCCCTGGCTTTACGATCACCGGGTCATCGAAGGGATATTCGCTTCGGGTGCAGGGGATAAGATAATTTTCGGCACAGACTGGCCGATACTTGAATATCCGAGGTATGAGACGACCCTTGCCCGGACATCCCTTACAGAAGAGCAAAGATCTTTGCTGCTCAGCAAAAACGCGCAGGACCTTCTCTCAAAAACAAAGAGAAGAGCGGGGGACCTGTAG
- a CDS encoding serine hydroxymethyltransferase has translation MTETLKSLDPQIYGLAKSELERQRVHIELIASENFVPRSLLEIQGSILTNKYAEGYPYKKYYGGCEFVEQIEEIAVQRACELFGSDHANVQPHAGASANQAVFFATVDPGDTVLSMKLDHGGHLSHGHPVNFSGRFYNIVGYGVSRETETIDYDEVERLAKETRPKLIVAGASAYPRFIDFARFRAIADEVGAVLLVDMAHIAGLIAGGVHPNPTPYSDYVSSTSHKTLRGTRGAFVLCKKEYAQTLDRTVFPGIQGGPLVHAIAGKAVTFMLAGTDEFKKYAAQVVSNASALAKALTERGFRLVSGGTDNHLILLDVRSRNVTGKEAEVLLGEVGITSNKNMIPFDPAKPMVTSGVRLGTAAVTTRGMKETEMEAIADAIERVLSAPESEEIKKEVRGRMAALTEEFPLYPDLAEPWAN, from the coding sequence ATGACAGAGACACTTAAAAGCCTGGATCCGCAGATATACGGACTTGCGAAGAGCGAGCTTGAAAGACAGAGGGTCCATATAGAGCTGATCGCATCGGAGAATTTCGTCCCCCGTTCCCTGCTCGAAATACAGGGCTCCATCCTCACGAATAAATACGCAGAAGGATACCCCTACAAAAAGTACTACGGAGGCTGTGAATTCGTTGAACAGATAGAGGAGATTGCGGTCCAAAGGGCATGTGAACTCTTCGGTTCCGACCATGCAAATGTCCAGCCCCATGCCGGTGCGAGCGCCAACCAGGCAGTCTTCTTCGCGACAGTCGATCCCGGAGATACCGTCCTTTCGATGAAGCTTGACCACGGCGGACACCTTTCCCACGGACACCCGGTAAACTTCTCGGGCCGTTTCTATAACATAGTTGGCTACGGGGTCAGCAGGGAGACCGAGACGATAGACTATGACGAGGTCGAGAGGCTTGCGAAGGAAACCAGGCCTAAGCTGATAGTCGCAGGTGCAAGCGCCTATCCCCGATTCATAGATTTTGCCCGCTTCAGGGCAATCGCAGATGAGGTCGGCGCGGTACTGCTTGTGGACATGGCCCACATAGCGGGCCTTATAGCAGGCGGTGTACACCCGAACCCTACACCCTATTCCGATTACGTTAGTTCAACATCTCACAAAACGCTCAGAGGCACAAGGGGAGCCTTCGTCCTCTGCAAAAAAGAGTATGCCCAGACCCTTGACAGGACAGTCTTCCCGGGAATACAGGGAGGCCCGCTGGTCCATGCGATAGCAGGAAAGGCAGTTACTTTCATGCTTGCCGGCACTGATGAATTCAAAAAATATGCTGCACAGGTCGTAAGTAACGCTTCGGCCCTCGCAAAAGCACTTACCGAGAGAGGTTTCCGCCTTGTTTCGGGAGGTACGGACAACCATCTCATCCTGCTCGACGTACGTTCAAGGAACGTCACAGGCAAAGAGGCGGAAGTCCTTCTCGGAGAGGTGGGTATAACATCCAACAAGAACATGATCCCCTTCGATCCCGCCAAGCCGATGGTGACCAGCGGGGTAAGGCTCGGAACGGCAGCCGTGACGACAAGGGGCATGAAAGAGACTGAAATGGAAGCGATCGCTGATGCCATAGAAAGGGTCCTTTCTGCTCCGGAGAGCGAAGAGATCAAGAAAGAAGTAAGGGGACGCATGGCCGCACTTACCGAAGAATTCCCCCTCTACCCCGACCTTGCGGAGCCCTGGGCAAATTAA